The following proteins are encoded in a genomic region of Synechococcus sp. CBW1002:
- a CDS encoding sugar transferase has translation MTPVGRFLRRWSLDELPQLFNVLNGEMSLVGPRPHAVDHNEQYRKLIPGYMQRHTAKPGITGLAQVEGWRGETSQLEAMARRIDADLRYQRDWSLKLDLKILIKTFLRLRSPNAY, from the coding sequence GTGACCCCAGTGGGCCGGTTCCTGCGCCGCTGGAGCCTCGATGAACTTCCCCAGCTGTTCAATGTGCTGAATGGCGAGATGAGCCTGGTGGGCCCACGCCCCCATGCGGTGGATCACAACGAGCAATACCGCAAGCTCATCCCGGGGTACATGCAGCGCCATACCGCCAAACCCGGCATCACCGGCCTCGCCCAGGTTGAAGGCTGGCGCGGCGAAACCAGCCAGCTGGAGGCGATGGCCCGTCGCATCGATGCCGATCTGCGCTACCAGCGCGATTGGAGCCTGAAGCTCGATCTCAAGATCCTGATCAAAACCTTCCTGCGCCTCCGCTCTCCCAATGCCTACTGA